The genomic interval GCGGgccacagcaacctttcaaagcttgtgcaagagagagcttggatccaatccaaccATAGTACTGTCTTACCAAaagagttcttgatataatctcgcacagcctcttctcactgtcttgccccacagcgcCTAAGGTCAGTTCTGCTCAGGCTGTTGCcccgcagggctgttgtgaagacacaagagaaaGGGGAAACGGGGTGAGCAGGAGCAGGGGATGGGTGACATTAGGGGTGgttgtgggtggattgggtcccaggagtaGGGTGGGATTTGGGTCCCCTGTCTTAATTATTTATTTGGGAGGAGGGTCTTGGCACAAAAAGCTTGAAGACCACTGGTGCAGAGGATAACCTATCATAGGGAGATTTTGTTTTCATTAGTAATTGAATGATTATTgattaatgccttttaaaaaaaaattctgttagtTGTTTCTTTTTGTAAGCTGGACCACGGACCCTTTCAAGGGCAGAATAaataactttaaataaataaataagattctAATGGTTGCTAAAATTGTGCATTCATTTATTGCAACTGGTTGTGCCACAACAATACTGTCAAACCCTTGAGCACGCCAATAAAGCTGGGGCAAGAATTATGCCTAAATAAAATTGAAACATTTGACAGGATAATGTGAAGTTGTGCCCTGAGAAATTAAATTAactgtatatttaaaaaattcatGAATTTTTGCCACTTTTGATGATGACCTTCATTTGAAGTCCATATTTCTGAGTCTGGGGTCTGAGCCATTATTTCTAAATTTTTTAACGCGGAAACTCTTGATGTTGAGCTTATCTATCATGCAAATGCTTCTAATTTGTGTGTCTATTATACTTTATCACAAAAGCTCCAAAGGGGACCCTGAGCTTAAAGTCAGTGGTGCAAAGCATAAagtttgcggggagcctcacccccctgtgcaagcggccccttcccctcccatttggagccattccgggcaggggagcaaaatggagcctggctcaaagggaagtgggagggccgtttgcacactgcggtgagactccctgcaaaacttagtgctttgcaccccctctagctatgccactgatgaacTCTTCAAACTCTTCTTGCTACTTAAGTTGGATCATCATCCCTTGCTTGTTTCTGTTCAGAAATGTGACATTATCTAGTAAGCAGGTATGTGCTTAGGGAAGGCACCATCACAGATCAGTTCTCGAAGGGGCAGCTGTATGTTTGGGTGCAAGCTCCTTAATCAAGTCCACAAAGTTTGTTTTCTCCACGCATGCTCGGCACACTTCTCCCCAGCTGTCCAGAATCTTCTTCAGCTCAGACACTTTCATCTTAGAAAGGTCCACCGACGTTAAATCAAGTTGTCTTTCTGCAAAAAAGTAGCAGTTTGAGAcatatactttatttatttatttattttggtttttttgttatGGGACTGTTTGTTATGGGACTGTTTTCCCAAAAAGCTCATGATTCCAAAAAGATTATTTTCCCACTGAACATGCTAGTGCATATGACAGATGGTCTCCAGCgttggccagccagatgcctgtAGAATCTCACAAGGAGCACGTGTGTTGGTGGTAGCTATCCTCCATTGTATGCGTCTATCGGCCCAATCTTGACTAAAAGATGCGCAGGCAGAATGCGTGTTCTGTCAGCAGGCACGGCagcaaaagtgttgtaaagtgctttgcggCAGCATCAGTAGGCAGCACGGCTGGAGCCATCCTGCACGTGCTGGTGGAGTGAaggacacctgctggagcaggtaagtctggtgcaAGGGTAGGGtgagggtggggatggggtgggacaCAGTGGGCAGAGGGTGGTAACAGGACAGGATGGGTGGATAGGGCCCAGGCGGGATTGGGATTGGTGGTACCTCATgcccatatcctatcctcccttcctgggcctgatcaaccTGCACAGATTAATTGGACTTGCAGATTTGCATACCTGAagggatcccctgcagataaaaAGGGTGGACTGCACACCTAATATAGCTCAAGGGAACACTCGGACATGGGAAAAATGTGAACAAGTAAGGATCAATGTACGTTTACAAGCACAtgtaccctctctctctctctctctctctctctctctctctctctctccttcatgcgcacgcacacacacagagtgagagagagaggagagccaAGACTGGGGCCACGACTCCTGTCAAGTAGAATTTTTAGAGGAAAACTCTGCAAAAGACCCAAATTTTTGTAGGTTCACAACTTCTTCACCTTTTTTTGTGGCCTGGAATCTACGCAGAATTTTCTTTCCTTACAAAATTAATTTTCTGTGAACAGGCTAAGTCCTTGAGGTGTTATATTAGCAGAACTCAACGTCCCAAATCACCAACGCCCAGAGGTGATGACAGCCCTGAGAAACtggccagcagccattttatttCCAGCAAAAAAACTGCCTTGTTAACATGCCAAAATCGGAACGACCTGCCTGAGCTGCTGAGACAGCTTGTTTTCCCATCTTTGGACGTACTGAAAACACCAGTTTTGACACTAATGAACGATACCAAATGTGATGATGAAACTTGACAAGGAAAAGTGAACTCCAGGTTATTTGGGTTGCAGTTAATATCTACTCAATGTAAATGCATTGcagtacttatttattttttacatttttatcccacccttcctccaaggagcccagtaTGCtggacatgcctcctccccctccttttgacctcacaacaaccctgtgaggtaggcaaggctgagtgactggccccaggtcacctaGAAAGTTtagtggctgagtggggatttgaacctggatcttccaagtctaattcCAATGGTTCTTACAGtgatccagggcccaatcctatccaactttccagcaccggtgtagccgcaatgcagtcccaaggcaaggaaacaaatgttctcttatcttgaggaggcctctgtgactgcctctccaccacaggatgcagcacatgccccattggcacagcagcaccggcactggaaaattgcataggatttggcccccagtAATTTAAAAGTAGGGAAGTGGCAAGTCATAGTAATCTTTcagtaaaaggggaaaaaatatggcTACTACTCCTTAAAGGTTAAAATCAAATCCATGACTAGAATATGACTTGCAAGAGTTATAAACAATGAAAACACAAAGAACAACATTTTAgtattggcaatcttcagtctcgaaagactctggtatcgcgctctgaaaggtggttctggaacagcgtctagtgtggctgaaaaggccaatccaggagtgacaattccttccacactgggagcaggtgcagtctgtccctggtctgtctccctggctgtgggccttccttctttgcctcttagcctcagactgttggcaaagtgtctcttcaaactgggaaaggccatgctgcacagcctgcctccaagcaggctgctcagaggccagggtttcccacctgttgaggtccatccctaaggccttcagatccctcttgcagatgtccttgtatcgcagctgtggtctacctgtagggcgctttccttgcacgagttctccatagaggagatccgcccatcattcattctcacgacatgaccgagccaacgcaggcgtctctgtttcagcagtgcattttTTTTAGTATATGACATACAGACCTAAAGCTCATGGGAAATGACTACCGCAAGATGAGATCCATCATGGATAGAAGCTACGACTGCCACCCCTTATTGGTTCTTAGATGTGTCGTGGTCACGATGCATGAGCCAATGAGatttcttatttgtttgtttaccaAACCCGAGGTGGCTCACAACAACATCAAAAAACAGAAATTATAAATGGATACAAATATAAAATACCCATATAATGCAACGTTAAGCCCATACCCTCCCCCCTGAAAAGCTAGGTGGCAAATACGTCTTTTTAAAGTCTCGTCAGAACTGCTCCACAGAGGGAGCTGAGTCAAGATCCTCTGGAAGCATGTTCCAGAGATGCTGTGCCACAGCAGAGAGGGCCCTGTTTCTCACTGCCATCCCTTTACCCTGGATGGCAGTAGAACTCTTAGCAGGGCCTCGCCAGATGACCTTAGGGGATCAGCCAAACTGTATGGGAGTGGAGTTCCTGAAGGTACCCCTGGTTTAggttcaaaaccagcaccttgaatttatAACAATGAATCCCAAATTGCCCTGAATTGCCAGCCCACTCATTTGCCCTGTGCAAGGACTCCGTCATACCGTATCTGAGCTCACAGATTTGAGCGTCTATTTTCTTCAGCTTCTCACAGATCTTAGGCACAGGAACATGAGCACTCATGGGGCGGCTGACCTCGGCAATGATCTTGCTAGCAGCATCACTTGTGGCCCCAATGTAATAGCACTATAGGAAAACAGGGGAGACCGTGAACATTAATTCAGTGTTGGTGATTAGGCTTGCAAAGATCCCCCCCACCCACCGAAGCCGTCACAGCTGCcagggggtgcaaatcactagGTTTTGCTGACTCtgtagcatgcaagtggcccctcccatttggagccattctggttgggggagcaaaacggaggtgaatgttTTGATCCCCATCCAGAATggttttgaaggggaggggctgcttgcatgctgtggtgaggctccctgcaaaacttagtgttctgcaccctctctagctacaccactgagagagagagagagagagagagagagagagagagagagagagagagagtgtcataCCAAACGGTTTTCTTTTCCTCTCGTATTCATGCAACTCCTGACTAGCTCATCCTCTATAGACGCCATGGAGAAATCagaatgtttttcttttaaagaaatgtaAAATCTCTCCAAAAAATCTTGGCATACTGTAATAAGAAAACAAGAAATTCAAAAACTGAAAAACATACAACATGCATGTGTAAAACAGAATGATTCACAAAAGCCAATGTGAATAGTGAGTAGTGGGCAAACAGCAAGTTGAGAACAAACAAATGAATGGGGAA from Tiliqua scincoides isolate rTilSci1 chromosome 7, rTilSci1.hap2, whole genome shotgun sequence carries:
- the CDNF gene encoding cerebral dopamine neurotrophic factor, coding for MSGQARPGRQHCCPLAVLAALCLGLWAACALHPAGAAEARCEVCQDFLERFYISLKEKHSDFSMASIEDELVRSCMNTRGKENRLCYYIGATSDAASKIIAEVSRPMSAHVPVPKICEKLKKIDAQICELRYERQLDLTSVDLSKMKVSELKKILDSWGEVCRACVEKTNFVDLIKELAPKHTAAPSRTDL